The Kordia sp. SMS9 genome window below encodes:
- a CDS encoding phage tail protein, which translates to MNPFLAQIVMFAGNFAPRGWAFCDGQLLPINANQALFSLLGTTYGGDGRTTFALPDLRGRTPNHAGRGPGLSDIKLGQRGGLETVTLTLLNLPSHNHTGSIKVSNAAGDDDVPGTNSSIGASEIYVEGAPNTSLANGSVTLSNTGGQQPFNIRNPFLGINYIIALQGTFPSRS; encoded by the coding sequence ATGAATCCATTTTTAGCGCAAATTGTAATGTTTGCCGGAAATTTTGCTCCAAGAGGTTGGGCATTTTGCGACGGACAATTACTACCAATAAATGCAAATCAAGCTCTTTTCTCACTTTTAGGAACTACCTATGGTGGTGATGGAAGAACAACTTTTGCTTTGCCAGACTTACGTGGTAGAACTCCTAACCATGCAGGACGTGGTCCTGGACTTTCAGACATTAAGTTAGGACAAAGAGGTGGTCTAGAAACTGTTACTTTGACACTTTTGAATTTACCTAGCCACAACCATACTGGATCTATAAAAGTATCTAATGCTGCTGGTGATGATGATGTTCCTGGAACAAACTCATCTATAGGAGCATCTGAAATTTATGTGGAAGGAGCACCAAACACAAGCTTAGCTAATGGGAGTGTGACTCTTAGTAATACTGGTGGACAACAACCATTCAATATTAGAAACCCATTTTTAGGGATTAACTATATTATTGCTTTGCAAGGAACTTTCCCTTCTAGAAGCTAA
- a CDS encoding phage tail sheath C-terminal domain-containing protein yields the protein MPSTLKTPGVYVEEIVKFPPSVAQVETAIPAFIGYTEKATNKLAGDLNEVPTRITSLLEYERFFGGAKAETSISVTITEDSDNNKSIAVTQPTAKQPFIMYYAMQLYFANGGGPCYIVSVGRYGSQLADAEVAVTSIVDAAALKTGLDEIAKVDEPTLILFPDATKIDSVDATTFYGLYNDALSQCNKLQDRFTIIDTLSYDGSTSTDPNIAALRSGISLGKDFVKYGAAYYPHLETILDYTISETGITVVHSGGSSPAPIAQAKANAAKDTLEGYTTDGVLGDLETTMEGAITAVSSASDDAGALALVADVVNAVDAIITHLENVISEAESLVDAGRDAADATDDATLKGNVTTAVNALDTVITSHVRSGIVGLEANKDSLNAAADQTEADAAGVTANASVDALDIPTEIDARIGAIVTAIDAIVTAGGSAGVLNGKSLAEVETLDNSTYNKIKTEINNLPMELPPSSAVAGVYARVDSTRGVWKAPANEGLNYVVKPTVRVTNDIQDGLNVDTTAGKSVNAIRSFTGKGVIVWGARTLAGNDNEWRYVSVRRFFNMVEESVKKASDQFVFEANDANTWVRIRSMIENFLTNQWKAGALAGATADDAFYVKVGLNQTMTADDILNGIMNVEIGMAVVRPAEFIVLKFSHKMQES from the coding sequence ATGCCTAGTACATTAAAAACACCAGGAGTTTACGTAGAGGAAATTGTAAAATTTCCACCTTCGGTAGCGCAAGTTGAAACGGCTATACCTGCATTTATTGGATACACTGAAAAAGCAACCAACAAACTTGCGGGTGATCTAAACGAAGTTCCTACGCGAATTACATCACTATTAGAATACGAACGTTTCTTCGGTGGCGCAAAAGCCGAAACCTCGATTAGTGTGACCATCACGGAAGATTCAGACAATAACAAATCCATTGCGGTAACACAACCTACAGCAAAACAACCGTTTATAATGTACTACGCAATGCAACTCTACTTTGCAAATGGTGGTGGGCCATGCTACATTGTATCTGTAGGACGTTATGGAAGCCAATTGGCAGACGCCGAAGTTGCTGTAACAAGCATTGTAGACGCCGCGGCATTAAAAACAGGATTAGACGAAATTGCCAAAGTAGACGAACCTACACTCATTCTATTTCCAGATGCAACCAAAATTGATAGCGTAGATGCTACTACATTCTACGGTTTATACAACGATGCATTAAGTCAATGTAACAAACTACAAGACAGATTCACAATCATAGATACACTAAGCTATGATGGTTCAACGTCTACAGATCCAAACATTGCAGCACTCCGAAGCGGAATCAGCTTAGGAAAAGACTTTGTAAAATATGGAGCAGCGTACTATCCACACTTAGAAACCATTCTCGATTATACCATCAGCGAAACAGGAATCACGGTAGTACACTCAGGAGGAAGTTCGCCAGCACCAATTGCACAAGCAAAAGCAAATGCTGCAAAAGATACTTTAGAAGGATACACAACAGATGGCGTATTAGGAGATTTAGAAACCACTATGGAAGGGGCAATAACTGCAGTTTCAAGTGCTTCTGATGATGCTGGAGCCTTAGCTTTAGTAGCAGATGTTGTCAATGCTGTTGATGCAATCATTACACATCTAGAAAATGTAATCTCAGAAGCAGAAAGCTTAGTAGATGCAGGAAGAGACGCCGCAGACGCTACTGATGATGCTACACTCAAAGGAAATGTAACAACTGCTGTAAATGCTCTAGATACGGTCATTACATCGCACGTACGTAGCGGAATTGTAGGTTTAGAAGCTAACAAAGACAGTTTAAACGCTGCTGCAGATCAAACAGAAGCAGATGCTGCAGGCGTAACTGCAAATGCAAGTGTAGATGCTTTAGACATTCCGACAGAAATCGACGCAAGAATTGGAGCAATCGTTACTGCAATTGACGCTATTGTAACCGCTGGTGGAAGCGCAGGTGTCTTAAACGGAAAATCTTTAGCAGAAGTAGAAACGCTTGACAATTCTACGTATAACAAAATCAAAACAGAAATTAACAACTTGCCAATGGAATTACCGCCAAGTTCAGCAGTAGCAGGCGTATATGCACGAGTAGACAGTACACGAGGCGTATGGAAAGCACCTGCAAATGAAGGACTCAACTATGTGGTAAAACCAACAGTTCGTGTAACAAATGACATTCAAGATGGTTTAAATGTGGATACAACCGCAGGAAAATCAGTCAATGCAATTCGTTCGTTCACAGGAAAAGGAGTCATCGTTTGGGGAGCAAGAACCTTGGCGGGAAATGACAATGAGTGGCGATATGTTTCCGTAAGACGCTTCTTCAACATGGTAGAAGAATCTGTAAAAAAGGCAAGCGACCAATTTGTATTTGAAGCAAATGATGCAAACACATGGGTTCGTATCCGATCAATGATAGAAAATTTCTTAACCAATCAGTGGAAAGCAGGCGCTCTAGCTGGAGCAACAGCAGATGACGCATTCTATGTAAAAGTAGGACTCAATCAAACCATGACCGCAGATGATATCTTAAACGGAATCATGAATGTGGAAATAGGAATGGCAGTCGTACGACCAGCAGAATTCATCGTATTGAAGTTCTCTCACAAAATGCAAGAATCGTAA
- a CDS encoding DUF4255 domain-containing protein, translating to MINKFVEKLSTDGLVTYINTLAGITVKLGAQNVGDIQSEESDIDGDNLLITIVRIEEESTLKNFPNQRLVESGGGFKLDKRFPKIHLNYYLLFSCTLQYDKAVAVIYKTVKFFQHQRKFVFTADEDDIELNMELCSPSFEQLNNIWGMLGGKQIPSILYKARVSALERDIEKLTSVITTISAEEKHYE from the coding sequence ATGATTAATAAATTCGTAGAAAAATTAAGCACAGATGGACTCGTTACCTATATCAATACTCTTGCGGGAATTACGGTAAAATTGGGAGCGCAAAATGTGGGCGATATTCAATCTGAAGAAAGCGATATTGACGGCGACAATTTATTAATCACAATAGTTCGTATTGAAGAAGAAAGTACGTTAAAAAACTTTCCAAATCAACGATTGGTAGAAAGTGGCGGTGGATTTAAACTTGACAAACGTTTTCCAAAAATTCATCTCAACTATTACTTACTGTTTTCCTGCACCTTACAATATGACAAAGCGGTAGCAGTCATATACAAAACGGTCAAATTTTTTCAACATCAAAGAAAATTTGTATTCACAGCAGATGAAGACGATATCGAACTAAATATGGAACTATGCTCACCAAGTTTTGAGCAACTCAACAACATTTGGGGAATGTTAGGAGGCAAACAAATACCAAGCATACTCTACAAAGCAAGAGTATCTGCATTAGAAAGAGACATAGAAAAACTAACGTCAGTTATTACAACTATTAGCGCAGAAGAAAAGCACTATGAGTAA
- the tmk gene encoding dTMP kinase yields the protein MKNNIFIAIEGIDGSGKSTQAKNIAKRLEADGHKVYLTFEPTDMRIGKMIRSILSGKENADEKVIAALFAADRLDHLLHETNGILKKLAEGYTVITDRYYFSSYAYHGAHVDMDWVIDSNRMAAEILKPHVNIFVDVSPEVAMKRINTNRDSVEIYETLDNLKAVQSQYLRAFEKLKNEEHIVAVNGDDSPEKVTESLWEVLQKENLI from the coding sequence ATGAAAAACAACATATTCATTGCCATAGAAGGGATTGATGGAAGCGGAAAAAGTACACAAGCCAAAAACATTGCCAAACGTTTAGAAGCTGACGGACACAAAGTATATCTTACATTTGAACCAACCGATATGCGCATTGGTAAAATGATTAGAAGCATTTTGAGTGGAAAAGAAAATGCGGATGAAAAAGTAATTGCGGCTTTATTTGCTGCGGACAGATTGGATCATTTACTTCATGAAACCAACGGAATTCTCAAAAAATTAGCAGAAGGATACACAGTCATAACCGATCGTTACTACTTTTCTTCCTATGCATATCATGGCGCACATGTAGACATGGATTGGGTAATTGACTCCAACAGAATGGCAGCTGAAATTCTAAAACCGCATGTCAATATCTTTGTCGATGTATCTCCCGAAGTTGCCATGAAACGCATCAACACCAATCGCGATTCGGTAGAAATCTATGAAACGCTAGACAATCTCAAAGCCGTACAATCGCAATACTTACGAGCATTTGAAAAACTAAAAAATGAAGAACATATTGTGGCTGTTAATGGAGACGATTCTCCTGAAAAAGTGACAGAAAGTCTTTGGGAAGTTTTACAAAAGGAAAATCTTATCTAA
- a CDS encoding sensor histidine kinase, with protein sequence MEELFSGDNKFITIVILGAILMLIMALTLILFFYLSRKKIIQKELEKKTLELKHQKEMLKATIVAQEAERNRIAQDLHDAISAKLNVVSLSANFLLEEENVSSQETEEIITHMLKVTNKTIESSRKIAHNLLPPILEKFGLGAALEELCDEFSNSKKVHVSSKIDYTAGRLSKDSELHVFRIVQELMNNSMRHGKAKGIELNFNPTKENLFLHYKDDGLGFDTKKIGVQKGLGLRNIESRVSLLQGKINYYSEKEKGVQVEITI encoded by the coding sequence ATGGAAGAACTTTTTTCAGGAGATAATAAATTTATCACCATTGTTATTTTAGGAGCCATATTGATGCTAATCATGGCACTGACATTAATTTTGTTTTTCTATTTATCCCGAAAAAAAATTATTCAAAAAGAATTAGAAAAAAAGACACTAGAACTCAAGCATCAAAAAGAAATGCTAAAAGCTACGATTGTAGCGCAAGAAGCGGAACGCAATCGCATTGCACAAGACTTACACGACGCCATTAGTGCGAAACTCAATGTAGTTTCACTTAGTGCAAACTTTCTATTAGAAGAAGAAAATGTATCGTCGCAAGAAACGGAAGAAATCATCACACACATGCTAAAAGTAACGAACAAAACGATTGAAAGTTCACGAAAAATAGCGCACAATTTATTGCCGCCAATTCTTGAAAAATTCGGTTTAGGTGCCGCTTTAGAAGAATTGTGTGACGAATTTAGCAATAGCAAAAAAGTACATGTTTCTTCAAAGATTGACTATACCGCTGGCAGACTTTCTAAAGATAGTGAATTGCATGTGTTCAGAATTGTACAAGAACTCATGAACAACTCTATGCGTCACGGAAAAGCAAAAGGCATCGAATTAAATTTTAATCCTACAAAAGAAAACTTATTTTTACATTACAAAGACGACGGATTGGGCTTCGACACCAAAAAAATAGGCGTTCAAAAAGGACTTGGGTTGCGAAATATAGAAAGTAGGGTTTCTTTATTGCAAGGAAAAATTAACTATTACAGCGAAAAAGAAAAAGGAGTACAAGTAGAAATCACCATATAA
- a CDS encoding response regulator transcription factor, translating into MDTPIIKIAIADDEALFRAGMSFILTRVKNFEIIFEAENGSDLIEKLKVAPEQPDVILMDLKMPLLNGVECTKILQKEYPEIKVIAVTSYDGKSFITNMIDVGASSYLLKNTSPKVVVHTINEVYDKGFYYDERVLKIIHENLLSAKSKRIKSDLDNNLLTKREKEILELICNQYTTNEIADKLFISPRTVEGHRNNLLLKTESKNVAGLVIYGIQKKLIELSPDF; encoded by the coding sequence ATGGATACACCAATTATCAAAATTGCCATCGCAGACGATGAAGCATTGTTTAGAGCAGGAATGTCATTCATACTTACGCGTGTTAAAAACTTCGAAATTATCTTTGAAGCAGAAAATGGTTCCGATTTAATTGAAAAGCTAAAAGTAGCACCAGAACAACCAGATGTGATTCTAATGGACTTAAAAATGCCATTGCTCAATGGTGTTGAATGTACCAAAATTTTACAAAAAGAATATCCAGAAATCAAAGTTATTGCCGTTACAAGTTATGATGGTAAATCATTCATTACGAATATGATAGATGTTGGAGCTTCTTCTTACTTACTCAAAAACACATCGCCAAAAGTGGTCGTGCATACCATTAATGAAGTGTACGACAAAGGTTTTTACTATGACGAACGCGTATTAAAAATCATTCATGAAAACCTCTTATCTGCTAAAAGTAAGCGTATCAAGAGCGATTTAGACAACAATCTACTCACCAAACGCGAAAAGGAAATTCTTGAACTCATCTGCAATCAATACACCACCAACGAAATTGCTGACAAACTATTTATCAGTCCACGGACGGTTGAAGGACACCGAAACAACTTATTGCTCAAAACAGAGTCGAAAAATGTAGCAGGTTTGGTCATTTACGGAATTCAAAAAAAGCTCATCGAACTCTCACCAGATTTTTAA
- a CDS encoding DUF885 family protein has translation MNTISKSILMLFAFTVVISCESEKKETVKTYTIAEVTEHSQRLNDWFQDQFALDLKESPQMQTRIGDKTDYGKWDDISAEADENRLQVAKDRLKWLNENVEETALDASTALSYKLYKQQMRNHIDDYTYKLYNYPLNQMHGMQAEIPAFLINMHQIKDTTDAKAYVSRLQGLKSLFSQVEENLKAREKAGIMPPKFVFDHVINDCKNIIKGKPFDNSSKNSTLWNDFTTKINELELEEGAHQLLDDMAKEALLNSVRPAYTSLITLLEDQRTRATDEDGAWKFPNGAAFYNNALQRTTTTNMTADEIHELGLKEVARIHSEMSTIKEKVGFKGSLQEFFTFMKNDKQFYYPATAEGRKNYMNRATEIINTMKGRLDELFITKPKADIQVKAVEAFREKSAGKAFYQQPALDGSRPGTYYANMYAMEAMPSYQMEALAYHEGIPGHHMQIAIAQELENVPMFRKFGRYTAYVEGWGLYSEYIPKEMGFYSDPYSDFGRLAMELWRACRLVVDTGIHAKKWTRQKGIEYYTTNTPNAKSDAVKMVERHIVMPSQATAYKVGMNKIIELRKNAKATLGEKFDVREFHEVVLSNGAVPLNVLSDLVDEWIASKNVIKLKT, from the coding sequence ATGAATACAATCTCTAAAAGTATATTGATGTTGTTTGCTTTTACAGTAGTTATTTCTTGCGAAAGCGAAAAAAAAGAAACAGTAAAAACGTATACAATAGCTGAAGTTACAGAACATTCGCAACGTTTAAATGATTGGTTTCAAGATCAGTTTGCACTCGATTTAAAAGAGTCTCCTCAAATGCAAACTCGTATTGGCGATAAAACCGATTACGGAAAGTGGGATGATATCTCGGCAGAAGCTGATGAAAACCGATTGCAAGTAGCCAAAGATCGCTTAAAATGGTTGAACGAAAATGTAGAAGAAACGGCTTTAGATGCTTCTACCGCATTGAGTTACAAGCTATACAAGCAACAAATGCGCAATCATATTGACGATTACACATACAAATTATACAATTATCCGTTGAATCAAATGCACGGAATGCAAGCGGAAATTCCTGCGTTTCTCATCAACATGCACCAAATAAAAGACACGACAGATGCGAAAGCGTATGTTTCTCGTTTGCAAGGTTTAAAATCGCTCTTTTCTCAAGTAGAAGAAAATTTAAAAGCACGCGAAAAAGCAGGTATCATGCCACCAAAATTTGTGTTTGATCACGTTATTAATGACTGTAAAAACATCATTAAAGGCAAGCCATTTGATAATAGCAGTAAGAACAGCACACTTTGGAACGATTTTACTACCAAAATCAACGAGTTAGAATTAGAAGAAGGAGCGCATCAATTATTAGATGATATGGCAAAAGAAGCCTTATTAAACTCGGTACGTCCTGCGTATACTTCATTAATCACTTTGCTAGAAGATCAAAGAACGCGTGCAACAGATGAAGATGGCGCATGGAAATTCCCTAACGGAGCTGCGTTTTATAACAATGCCTTACAGCGCACGACGACTACAAATATGACAGCCGATGAAATTCATGAACTTGGTTTAAAAGAAGTCGCTCGTATCCATAGTGAAATGTCAACAATAAAGGAAAAAGTAGGGTTTAAAGGTTCGCTACAAGAATTCTTTACCTTTATGAAAAATGACAAGCAATTCTACTATCCAGCTACAGCAGAAGGTCGCAAAAACTATATGAACAGAGCAACGGAAATCATCAATACGATGAAAGGACGTTTGGACGAATTGTTCATCACGAAACCTAAGGCAGACATTCAGGTAAAAGCCGTAGAAGCGTTTCGTGAAAAATCGGCAGGAAAAGCATTCTACCAACAACCAGCTTTAGACGGTTCACGTCCAGGAACCTATTACGCCAACATGTATGCCATGGAAGCAATGCCAAGTTATCAAATGGAAGCCTTGGCGTATCATGAAGGAATTCCGGGACATCACATGCAAATAGCCATTGCGCAAGAATTGGAAAACGTTCCGATGTTTCGAAAATTTGGGCGTTACACAGCCTATGTAGAAGGTTGGGGATTGTATTCGGAGTATATCCCAAAAGAAATGGGCTTTTACAGCGATCCGTATTCAGATTTCGGACGTTTGGCAATGGAATTATGGCGCGCATGCCGATTGGTGGTGGATACAGGAATTCACGCCAAAAAATGGACACGTCAAAAAGGAATTGAGTATTACACCACAAACACGCCAAATGCCAAATCGGATGCTGTAAAAATGGTAGAACGACACATTGTAATGCCAAGTCAGGCAACGGCGTATAAAGTTGGGATGAACAAAATCATTGAGTTGCGTAAAAATGCAAAAGCAACGCTAGGGGAGAAGTTTGATGTTCGCGAATTCCATGAAGTCGTTCTCAGCAATGGCGCGGTACCACTCAACGTACTTAGCGATTTAGTTGACGAATGGATTGCAAGTAAAAACGTAATTAAACTCAAAACATAA
- a CDS encoding T9SS type A sorting domain-containing protein has translation MKKNYILRVLLLSFFMIFSTYSHSQVNLYTQNFEGPDFDTYQLYNGGGTAVNFGTTGTDYIIRATPASLPLGNTVTGFSGNVIAFEDHDGAGFFGQHYIDTDAINITGASGLTLKFRLAAARGSDGNRYENGDFLQVQISIDGGSFQTIINTGGTSSNNNYYHDVGMNGITGTGDDVLVNQASQEINATISGSGDSLVVRVLFDSQGPQEEILFDDIVVDAAMVLGVEEATLENGIELFPNPTYGNVTIKNTGIALQNATITDLNGRTVASYPLNGINTNTDLSLNLKSGVYFVKITSEFASTTKKLVIK, from the coding sequence ATGAAAAAAAACTACATTTTAAGAGTATTATTACTATCATTTTTTATGATTTTTAGTACTTATTCACATTCACAGGTAAATCTGTATACTCAAAATTTTGAGGGACCAGATTTTGATACATACCAGCTTTATAATGGTGGAGGCACAGCTGTTAATTTTGGAACAACAGGTACCGATTATATCATAAGAGCTACTCCAGCTTCATTACCGCTAGGAAATACAGTTACTGGATTTTCTGGTAATGTAATTGCTTTTGAGGATCACGATGGTGCAGGTTTTTTTGGACAACACTATATTGATACAGATGCAATTAATATTACAGGCGCTAGCGGTTTGACTTTAAAATTTCGTTTAGCAGCAGCTAGAGGAAGTGATGGTAATAGATATGAAAATGGCGACTTTTTACAAGTACAAATATCTATTGACGGCGGCAGTTTTCAAACGATTATCAATACAGGTGGAACTTCTTCAAACAACAATTATTACCATGATGTTGGCATGAACGGGATTACAGGTACTGGAGATGATGTTTTAGTAAATCAAGCTTCTCAAGAGATTAATGCTACTATTTCTGGTAGTGGAGATTCTTTGGTGGTACGTGTTCTTTTTGATTCACAAGGACCACAAGAAGAAATTTTGTTTGACGATATTGTTGTAGATGCTGCAATGGTATTAGGTGTTGAAGAAGCGACTCTTGAGAATGGTATTGAACTATTCCCTAATCCAACTTATGGAAATGTAACTATTAAAAACACTGGAATTGCATTGCAAAATGCTACTATTACAGATTTAAATGGTCGCACAGTAGCTTCGTATCCTTTAAATGGAATTAATACAAATACAGATTTAAGCTTGAATTTAAAATCAGGTGTGTATTTTGTAAAAATAACATCCGAATTTGCTTCAACTACAAAGAAGTTAGTGATTAAATAA
- a CDS encoding phage tail protein: MSYPLPKFHFQVEWGGTKIGFQEVTGLDAEVEKLEYREGSSPEYSKINMPGMVKYTDIVLKRGVFKGDNEFYEWMKTNKLNQTERRDITISLLDEEHAPVVVWKVLNAWPMKIQSTDLKGESNEVAIETLTLAHERIEISNEG, encoded by the coding sequence ATGTCATATCCATTACCAAAGTTTCACTTCCAAGTAGAATGGGGAGGAACTAAAATCGGTTTTCAAGAAGTAACAGGACTCGACGCGGAAGTTGAAAAGTTAGAATACCGTGAAGGATCAAGTCCAGAATACAGCAAAATTAACATGCCAGGAATGGTAAAATACACGGACATCGTCCTCAAAAGAGGCGTATTTAAGGGTGACAATGAATTTTATGAGTGGATGAAAACAAACAAACTCAACCAAACAGAACGTCGCGATATCACCATCAGTCTATTGGATGAAGAACATGCACCTGTAGTCGTTTGGAAAGTATTAAATGCCTGGCCGATGAAGATTCAATCTACGGACTTAAAAGGAGAATCAAACGAAGTCGCTATCGAAACACTAACGTTAGCACACGAACGTATTGAAATAAGCAACGAAGGATAA
- a CDS encoding LysM peptidoglycan-binding domain-containing protein produces the protein MSILGELEKMLIYKLDDKGNRQGEPITVAINPEGYKETFTVEYNQDQEANSSGKKPKFVKVKPGDFTFKLLFDATGIFDIVELNIADTLSSIADDIAGFNPFQDDEGSEKNVVDEINKIKELVTYKGDMHMPYELEVAWGSLNLKCFLIKLDIDYKLFNTKGYPIRALATLTCKDSTADELREAAVNKSSPDLTHVRQVKEGDTLPLMAYRIYGDSKYYLEVARVNNVLNFRNLEPGTELFFPPLNKTQSA, from the coding sequence ATGTCTATACTTGGAGAATTAGAAAAAATGCTCATATACAAGCTCGATGACAAAGGCAATAGACAAGGCGAGCCAATCACTGTAGCGATCAATCCAGAAGGATACAAAGAAACCTTTACGGTAGAGTACAACCAAGATCAAGAAGCAAACTCAAGTGGTAAAAAACCAAAATTTGTCAAAGTAAAACCTGGCGATTTTACGTTCAAACTACTATTTGATGCTACCGGAATCTTCGATATTGTAGAGCTGAACATTGCAGACACACTCAGCAGTATTGCAGATGACATCGCAGGGTTCAATCCGTTTCAAGACGATGAAGGCAGTGAAAAAAATGTAGTTGACGAAATCAACAAAATCAAAGAACTCGTCACGTACAAAGGCGATATGCACATGCCGTACGAACTCGAAGTTGCTTGGGGATCATTAAATCTAAAATGCTTCCTCATAAAACTAGACATTGACTACAAACTATTCAATACCAAAGGATATCCAATTCGTGCCCTTGCAACACTTACGTGTAAAGACAGCACCGCAGATGAACTACGCGAAGCAGCAGTAAACAAGTCATCTCCCGATTTAACGCACGTGCGACAAGTAAAAGAAGGTGATACATTACCGTTGATGGCATACAGAATCTACGGAGATTCCAAATACTATTTAGAAGTAGCAAGAGTAAATAACGTGCTCAATTTTAGAAACTTAGAACCAGGAACTGAATTATTTTTTCCACCATTAAACAAAACACAAAGCGCATGA
- a CDS encoding phage tail protein → MALFDSFKYPVSGFHFVVYFNGLLPNPVDMSFQSVSGLSVTVETESYAEGGENRFVHEIPKGLKFSTLTLKRGLKSVPSSIANWCEDAYEKFEFKRLNLIVVLLSENHIPIKTWNVVGAYPIKYELGEFNAETQSILIETLELKYDYFKLLL, encoded by the coding sequence ATGGCACTTTTTGACAGTTTTAAATATCCAGTTTCTGGCTTTCACTTTGTAGTCTACTTTAACGGACTCTTACCAAATCCTGTTGACATGAGTTTTCAGTCGGTATCAGGTTTGAGTGTTACCGTAGAAACCGAAAGCTACGCAGAAGGTGGAGAAAATAGATTTGTCCATGAAATACCAAAAGGATTAAAATTCAGCACACTGACACTCAAAAGAGGACTCAAAAGTGTTCCATCATCCATAGCAAATTGGTGTGAAGACGCGTATGAAAAATTTGAATTCAAACGCTTAAATCTTATCGTCGTATTGCTCAGTGAAAATCACATTCCTATCAAAACATGGAATGTTGTCGGAGCCTATCCTATCAAATACGAACTGGGAGAATTCAATGCAGAAACGCAAAGCATACTTATAGAAACGCTAGAGTTAAAGTATGACTATTTTAAACTATTACTATAA
- a CDS encoding phage tail protein, with protein sequence MDPFIGEIVMFGGNFAPRGWALCNGQLLAISSNSALFSILGTTYGGDGRTSFALPDLRGRAAVHPGTGPGLSTIKLGQRGGAEYHTLTVNQMPMHNHLGSMRVSNVAGDDDVPGTNASIGASEIYVEGAPNTSLANGSVTTLNNGGGQQFYMRNPFEGINYIIAMLGVYPSRS encoded by the coding sequence ATGGATCCATTTATCGGAGAAATTGTTATGTTCGGAGGTAATTTTGCACCAAGAGGTTGGGCATTATGTAACGGACAATTATTAGCTATCTCATCAAATTCAGCTTTGTTTTCTATCTTAGGAACAACGTATGGTGGTGATGGTAGAACATCGTTTGCTTTACCTGATTTACGAGGAAGAGCTGCTGTTCACCCAGGAACAGGCCCAGGACTCTCAACAATTAAGCTTGGACAAAGAGGTGGTGCTGAGTACCACACACTGACTGTTAATCAAATGCCAATGCATAATCACCTTGGATCAATGAGAGTATCTAATGTTGCTGGTGACGATGATGTTCCTGGTACTAATGCTTCTATTGGTGCATCTGAAATTTATGTGGAAGGAGCTCCAAATACAAGTTTAGCAAATGGAAGTGTCACTACATTAAACAATGGAGGTGGCCAACAATTTTATATGAGAAATCCTTTCGAAGGAATCAACTATATTATTGCAATGTTGGGTGTATATCCATCAAGAAGCTAA